A genomic segment from Raphanus sativus cultivar WK10039 unplaced genomic scaffold, ASM80110v3 Scaffold0051, whole genome shotgun sequence encodes:
- the LOC130500865 gene encoding uncharacterized protein LOC130500865 isoform X2 — MQHIDAWMNVLRQRYKENPQCFRSERMCFLDHNFTQSWREQYLFFKASSSDHNGLGKMLPSGAASLYDGSMPSFCQSNKKWGEDIDDIYAPLNLDNKHWVAIWISIPKRHIVVWDSIPSTTIPERWDEIMEPFLEMVPYLIVECGDQMHGLERYTYERLLKDVPTANNGDCGVYAAKYIECHALGVPFSPKDFARSNAKTMRDNMALVIWTELVDQHLKDNEDGGMFVGMYD, encoded by the coding sequence atgcagcatatagatgcttggatgaatgtgctgaggcagaggtataaggagaacccacaatgtttccggagcgagcgaatgtgcttcctggatcacaactttacccagtcttggagagaacagtatctgttcttcaaagcatcgtcgtctgatcacaatggtttaggaaaaatgctacctagtggggcggcgagtttgtatgacggatcaatgccttcattttgccaatcaaacaagaagtggggggaggacattgatgatatctatgcgccactgaacttggacaacaaacattgggtggctatttggatatcgatccctaagaggcacatagtcgtctgggacagcataccttcaactaccataccagaaagatgggatgagataatggagccttttctcgagatggtcccttatctgattgtggagtgcggagaccagatgcatgggttggagcgatacacatatgagagactgctgaaagatgtacccacggccaacaatggtgattgtggcgtgtacgctgcaaagtacattgaatgtcatgctcttggggtcccctttagccctaaagactttgctaggtccaatgcgaagactatgagggataatatggctttggttatatggacggagcttgttgatcagcatctgaaagataatgaggatggtggtatgtttgtgggcatgtatgattag